In Desulfosediminicola ganghwensis, a single window of DNA contains:
- a CDS encoding sodium:proton exchanger has protein sequence MRQILFDSIGKLDLLVWVLVILFFCGSALLFGGNLQYSFIGAGGVILEMLLIGMAIELIIECLKNTKGIGTLTGFITNGPEALCLIVGLAVGDIIFAASTPLGSNFMNPILLFVAALVCGQVAATAKTRAGYTLTTVLGTAAFAGSFFFMKPQQYLYWVVGAVTFSSIMFFLRPDENHSEEEEDHHINPKLWLLPAIILLTVTGYFLDGVVTFAATHSHAPKGVIGFLVLATLTSWPEFKSCLALLNRNKHLAAILNITVSNITNIWLAAAGVATYLVLR, from the coding sequence AGCGCCCTGCTGTTTGGCGGCAACCTCCAATATTCATTTATCGGCGCAGGCGGGGTAATTCTTGAGATGCTGCTAATCGGCATGGCTATAGAACTCATCATAGAATGCTTGAAAAACACTAAGGGAATTGGCACCCTCACTGGGTTTATCACCAATGGCCCGGAGGCTCTCTGCCTCATCGTCGGTCTTGCTGTGGGTGATATTATCTTCGCTGCGTCAACCCCATTGGGCTCAAACTTTATGAACCCAATTCTGCTTTTTGTCGCCGCATTGGTTTGCGGCCAGGTTGCAGCTACCGCCAAAACCAGAGCGGGGTATACCCTTACCACCGTACTTGGTACCGCCGCCTTTGCCGGGTCATTTTTCTTTATGAAACCGCAACAATATCTCTATTGGGTGGTTGGTGCTGTGACTTTCAGTTCTATTATGTTCTTCCTGCGCCCGGATGAAAACCACTCAGAAGAAGAGGAAGATCACCATATCAACCCCAAACTCTGGTTGTTACCTGCGATTATCCTGCTCACTGTTACCGGCTATTTTCTGGACGGTGTTGTAACCTTCGCCGCTACCCACTCCCACGCACCCAAAGGAGTGATTGGTTTCCTGGTACTGGCCACTCTCACCAGCTGGCCCGAATTCAAGTCATGCCTGGCTTTGCTGAACCGCAACAAACACCTGGCTGCAATTTTAAATATTACGGTTTCAAATATTACCAATATCTGGCTTGCCGCTGCCGGCGTGGCGACGTATTTGGTTTTGAGGTAG
- a CDS encoding four helix bundle protein, with amino-acid sequence MEQVKRLHHDLVVWQEGMKLVEHIYGVARRLPDYEKYELSSQLRRAAVSVPANIAEGAGRNGQKEFFHFLTIARGSLCELETLLLLCSRLDYIKNIDTELKKLNETQALLNGLINAVRKRI; translated from the coding sequence ATGGAGCAAGTAAAGCGGTTGCATCATGATTTGGTTGTTTGGCAGGAAGGGATGAAGCTTGTTGAACATATTTATGGTGTTGCTCGCCGGCTACCCGATTACGAGAAGTACGAACTTAGCAGCCAATTGCGGCGGGCTGCAGTCTCTGTTCCTGCCAATATTGCAGAGGGCGCTGGTAGAAATGGGCAGAAGGAGTTTTTTCATTTTCTCACGATCGCACGAGGCTCTTTATGTGAATTAGAAACCCTTCTCTTACTGTGCTCCCGACTTGATTATATAAAGAATATCGATACAGAATTAAAAAAGCTCAATGAGACTCAAGCACTGCTTAACGGTCTCATAAACGCAGTAAGAAAAAGGATCTGA
- a CDS encoding IS110 family transposase, which translates to MDQQIFIGIDVSKTKLDIAVRPTKEKWSTANAPTEISALVKRFEELQPTLIVLESTGGLEIPLVSELAKKFLPIVVVNPRQVRDFAKATGKLAKTDSIDSEIIARFGEAIRPEPRPIKDEQARELDAVLVRRRQIVDMLTMEKNRLRCSTKHVRKDLEAHIKWLEKRLQNVDGDLQKLIQQSDVWRVNDKILQSVPGVGPVLSLALLAGLPELGQLNRKEVAALAGVAPLNRDSGFFRGSRRIWGGRAQIRSVLYMGALTAARCNPVIRTFHEQLIARGKKPKVALTACMRKLLTILNVMVRNQTTWSPTYAEQR; encoded by the coding sequence ATGGATCAACAGATATTTATTGGAATTGATGTATCAAAAACTAAGCTGGACATCGCCGTTCGGCCAACCAAGGAAAAATGGAGTACAGCCAATGCTCCAACGGAAATTTCCGCTCTGGTAAAACGCTTTGAGGAATTACAGCCTACATTGATTGTTCTTGAATCAACGGGCGGCCTTGAGATTCCCCTCGTAAGTGAACTTGCCAAGAAATTCCTACCCATTGTCGTAGTAAACCCCAGACAGGTGAGGGACTTTGCTAAAGCTACTGGCAAGTTGGCAAAAACAGATTCTATCGATTCTGAAATAATCGCTCGATTTGGTGAAGCTATTCGACCAGAACCTCGACCGATCAAAGACGAGCAAGCTCGAGAATTGGATGCTGTTCTAGTGCGCCGCAGGCAAATTGTGGACATGTTAACTATGGAAAAAAATCGCCTTAGATGCTCTACAAAACATGTTCGCAAAGATCTTGAAGCACATATCAAATGGCTGGAAAAACGTTTGCAAAACGTTGATGGGGATCTCCAAAAGCTCATCCAGCAATCAGATGTCTGGCGAGTAAACGATAAAATATTACAAAGCGTGCCAGGTGTAGGACCAGTATTGTCGCTTGCACTCCTAGCAGGCTTGCCTGAGTTGGGCCAACTCAACAGAAAAGAGGTGGCAGCACTGGCCGGAGTAGCTCCACTCAATCGAGATAGCGGCTTTTTTCGCGGTTCCCGAAGAATATGGGGAGGGAGAGCCCAGATAAGATCTGTCTTGTACATGGGGGCTTTGACAGCCGCACGCTGCAACCCTGTCATCAGGACTTTCCACGAGCAATTAATTGCTCGTGGAAAAAAGCCTAAGGTTGCTCTGACGGCATGCATGCGGAAACTCTTAACCATCCTAAATGTCATGGTGAGAAATCAAACCACTTGGTCGCCTACTTATGCTGAACAAAGATGA
- a CDS encoding O-antigen ligase family protein produces MKVIFPLYLVILVFAPTAFGTTELWSMVTVEMLTGLVAVGVFTYFWFLKKRLYVIPGIVPLLLLLAFMVVQLVPLPPELVRVIAPANYSVYEPLFAVAGEQWWIPLTVNLKATIQELFRIGCYALFYIVTVQLLQSHATLKRTVSVVVWLAAIIAFLALIHRVTSPDTLFWFRKGPEGSYTVGPWVYHNQYAGFMELLSPLAIALFLFYKPRVTPDEGWRQRIVDFFTMPGTSLHMFYGVAAVVITMSVFVSLSRGGILTIFASLLIFFLLYNLKRPKHGRLTLILVICCVLSSVSWFGWDIIVAEFNQGVDQTTGAIKDGRLDIWRDCWQLILAFPILGAGFGTFVDIFPSYRTILGSSFFVHAHNDYLELLTDGGVIGIGLAGWFVLAVLHHGWKKIRMRRDKFSVLLGIGAMTGIIAILIHSVTDFNMHNGAVGLYFFFLCGVLVAAGNSRFTAYGAQSLLGRYSLGRNALCGLGVLGCVAVMLVVQYRTLAGFMAYGQVQNIYLSQYLRPERLHDLIDGTERARRLDPFAGGYSSALASAYLHQGEYQKAYDFHLEAARKSPTSGVDLQWLGLLTENADTAAILMEEGYKRARHKNDLVMPYLEYLLRQGERQRAAALMQEKLELENGLVKRVAPFFSEFDFSRDEIDYALPQKPSVWIIYGDYLQKTGDIEGAEYYRSNALNHIDSTEEISPHWYQQLISFYNSIKQRDKAIRTLRLAVESVPNYAPFHNQLGDYYRTEGITYRAEEEYRNALLLDPRSKAAKRGLRLMGLLDAY; encoded by the coding sequence ATGAAAGTTATATTTCCCCTCTACCTCGTAATATTGGTCTTCGCTCCAACAGCCTTCGGCACTACCGAACTCTGGTCGATGGTGACGGTGGAGATGCTCACCGGGTTGGTTGCGGTTGGGGTGTTTACCTATTTCTGGTTTTTGAAAAAGCGGCTCTACGTCATTCCCGGCATAGTGCCGCTTTTGTTGTTGCTGGCCTTTATGGTGGTGCAGCTGGTGCCGTTGCCTCCTGAGCTGGTGAGGGTGATTGCGCCCGCCAATTACTCCGTTTATGAACCGCTTTTTGCTGTCGCAGGAGAGCAGTGGTGGATCCCGCTGACGGTTAATCTCAAGGCGACCATACAGGAGCTGTTTCGGATAGGCTGCTACGCCCTTTTCTATATCGTTACAGTCCAGTTGCTGCAGTCTCACGCTACGCTCAAGCGAACAGTCAGCGTGGTGGTCTGGCTTGCTGCGATCATTGCCTTTCTGGCGCTCATTCACCGGGTAACTTCGCCTGATACGCTGTTCTGGTTCCGAAAAGGCCCTGAAGGGTCTTATACTGTAGGTCCTTGGGTATATCATAACCAATATGCAGGGTTCATGGAGCTTCTCAGCCCGCTGGCAATTGCCTTGTTTCTTTTCTATAAACCGAGAGTGACGCCCGATGAGGGATGGCGCCAGCGGATTGTGGATTTTTTTACAATGCCTGGGACTAGTCTGCATATGTTTTATGGTGTTGCCGCAGTGGTCATCACCATGTCGGTGTTTGTGAGCCTGAGCAGAGGGGGAATTCTCACCATCTTTGCCTCGCTCTTGATTTTTTTTCTGCTTTACAACCTGAAAAGACCCAAGCACGGCCGTTTAACCTTAATCCTGGTCATCTGCTGCGTTCTCTCCTCCGTTTCCTGGTTTGGCTGGGATATTATCGTTGCCGAATTTAACCAAGGGGTTGATCAGACTACCGGGGCGATTAAGGATGGCAGGCTTGACATCTGGCGAGATTGCTGGCAGCTCATCCTGGCTTTTCCAATATTAGGGGCCGGTTTTGGTACCTTCGTTGATATATTTCCATCATACCGGACTATACTGGGCAGTTCGTTTTTCGTGCATGCACATAACGACTATCTTGAACTGCTCACCGATGGTGGTGTGATCGGCATCGGGCTGGCCGGCTGGTTTGTGTTGGCGGTTCTTCACCATGGCTGGAAAAAAATTCGGATGCGCAGGGACAAATTCTCAGTGTTGCTGGGTATCGGTGCCATGACCGGAATCATTGCCATACTGATCCACTCCGTTACCGATTTCAACATGCATAATGGTGCGGTGGGGCTCTACTTTTTCTTTCTCTGCGGCGTTCTGGTGGCTGCGGGCAACAGCAGGTTCACTGCTTATGGGGCCCAGAGCCTGCTTGGCAGGTACAGCCTCGGCAGAAACGCCCTTTGCGGTCTTGGGGTATTGGGCTGCGTTGCTGTTATGCTGGTCGTGCAGTACCGAACCCTGGCCGGTTTCATGGCCTATGGGCAGGTGCAAAATATTTACCTCTCGCAGTATCTCAGGCCGGAGCGGCTGCATGATCTTATCGACGGCACAGAACGGGCCAGGCGGTTGGATCCTTTTGCTGGGGGGTATAGTTCTGCCCTGGCGAGTGCATATTTGCATCAGGGGGAATATCAAAAAGCTTATGATTTCCATCTTGAGGCAGCGAGGAAATCGCCGACCAGCGGCGTCGATCTGCAATGGCTCGGGCTCCTGACTGAGAATGCGGACACTGCCGCCATCTTGATGGAAGAGGGGTATAAACGCGCCCGGCATAAGAATGATCTGGTCATGCCTTATTTGGAGTATCTGTTGCGGCAAGGCGAACGCCAGCGCGCGGCTGCACTTATGCAAGAGAAGTTGGAACTCGAAAATGGCTTGGTCAAAAGGGTGGCTCCATTTTTCTCAGAGTTTGATTTCTCCCGCGACGAAATTGATTACGCACTTCCCCAAAAACCTTCGGTGTGGATTATATATGGTGATTACCTGCAGAAAACAGGTGACATCGAAGGGGCAGAATACTATCGCAGCAACGCCCTGAACCACATCGACTCTACTGAAGAGATCTCTCCCCACTGGTATCAGCAGCTTATCTCTTTCTACAACTCAATCAAACAGCGTGACAAGGCCATTCGCACCCTCCGCCTGGCCGTGGAATCTGTGCCCAATTACGCACCATTCCATAACCAGCTCGGCGATTACTATCGCACTGAGGGCATTACATACCGCGCCGAAGAGGAGTATCGCAATGCGCTCTTGTTAGATCCTCGTTCTAAGGCGGCGAAGCGTGGCTTGCGGTTGATGGGGTTGTTGGATGCGTATTGA
- a CDS encoding GumC family protein, translating into MERDRRDQREYRDYYPEEFEEQEIHLRDYLQIVSKRKYLILTVLAVVFLVVALKTFTTTPIYTASSQVLIERNYGSKGLENQFSRWEPDFLETQSQIIQSTNVAQKVVEQLNLTTRYRSYFFEEETEVTFVQSVKQSIKAVIGPAYDWLRNLAGGSEEVEAGVAGESFNDEPMTEEEIIASIIQGGLSVTPVKNTKIVTISFSHENPGIAKIVSDAVVKAYMDEMLEIRLSTSSYSVKWMTDKAREEREKLEHSERLLQQFMRDNDLVTVEDKLTVLPQKLSGFGNQISKAEAEKKELADQLAQIRAAGNNLDRLEKIPALASSEVLKSIRERIYKANLDIQELSKKYGHKHPKMIQAQSELRSLTDEKSFEIERVLSSITNSYELAASKEESLKELLADTKSQMLESNEKFMQYKVMKREVDSNRAMYDTLQAGIKKESVTEQSQSVNIWVTKKAEMPLSPSQPNTKRNLLLGLILGLFGGVGLAFFIEYLDNTVKDEKDLGDRFGGSILGSVEELKKNADSIESVVVTKPLSPVAESYRLIRSSLLLSAAGKPPETILVTSMGMGEGKTTTTANLARILAQNDKKVLVIDCDLRKPRLGSFFGVRNEVGLSSILTGSGGSEAIVQPPNEGISAILSGPIPPAPAELLGSDRMKMLIESMKQEYDFILLDSPPVQSVTDSLALCQLVDGVVVVVRAGKTTNEMLESGLKKLSDVNGKVLGFVLNGMKMRGNGYYSYGYGSYYTRNEGEE; encoded by the coding sequence ATGGAAAGAGATAGAAGAGATCAGAGAGAGTATCGGGATTACTATCCCGAGGAGTTTGAGGAGCAGGAAATTCATCTTCGTGATTATCTGCAGATTGTCAGCAAGCGCAAATATCTCATTCTCACGGTGTTGGCGGTTGTTTTTCTGGTGGTTGCGTTGAAGACGTTTACAACCACCCCGATCTATACTGCCTCTTCACAGGTGCTGATTGAGAGGAATTACGGTTCTAAGGGGTTGGAGAACCAGTTTTCCCGCTGGGAGCCAGATTTTCTTGAAACCCAATCGCAGATTATTCAGAGCACCAATGTAGCCCAGAAGGTCGTGGAGCAGTTGAACCTCACCACCCGCTATCGCTCATATTTCTTTGAGGAAGAAACCGAAGTTACTTTTGTTCAGTCCGTAAAGCAGTCTATCAAAGCTGTGATAGGGCCGGCTTATGACTGGCTGCGTAACCTGGCCGGGGGCAGTGAAGAGGTAGAAGCAGGTGTTGCCGGTGAGTCTTTCAATGATGAACCGATGACCGAAGAAGAGATTATCGCATCGATAATCCAGGGCGGTCTTTCGGTAACGCCTGTCAAGAATACCAAGATTGTCACTATCTCCTTTTCTCACGAAAACCCCGGAATCGCAAAAATCGTTTCAGATGCGGTGGTTAAGGCCTATATGGATGAGATGCTGGAAATTCGTTTGAGCACCAGCAGCTATTCAGTAAAGTGGATGACCGATAAGGCCAGGGAAGAGCGTGAAAAACTGGAGCATTCAGAGCGGTTACTGCAGCAGTTCATGCGGGATAACGACCTGGTGACAGTAGAGGATAAGCTTACTGTTTTGCCGCAGAAACTTTCTGGTTTTGGTAATCAGATCTCTAAGGCTGAAGCCGAAAAGAAAGAACTCGCCGATCAGCTTGCCCAGATTCGTGCCGCGGGTAATAACCTTGATAGACTCGAGAAAATCCCGGCCCTGGCCTCAAGTGAGGTGCTGAAATCAATCCGTGAGCGTATTTATAAGGCGAATCTGGATATTCAGGAGTTGTCTAAAAAGTATGGGCATAAACACCCGAAGATGATCCAGGCCCAGAGTGAGTTGCGCAGTCTGACCGATGAAAAAAGCTTTGAGATAGAGCGAGTGCTCAGCTCAATAACCAACTCCTATGAACTGGCAGCCTCCAAGGAAGAGAGCCTGAAAGAACTGCTGGCCGATACCAAGTCGCAGATGCTGGAGTCGAACGAAAAGTTCATGCAGTATAAGGTGATGAAGCGTGAGGTAGACAGCAACAGGGCAATGTATGATACCCTGCAAGCGGGTATCAAGAAAGAGAGTGTTACCGAGCAATCCCAGAGCGTGAATATCTGGGTGACCAAAAAGGCGGAAATGCCGCTTTCCCCTTCCCAACCGAATACGAAGCGTAATTTATTGTTGGGCCTCATTCTTGGCCTGTTTGGTGGTGTTGGTTTGGCGTTTTTTATCGAATATCTCGATAACACGGTTAAAGACGAAAAGGATCTTGGAGATCGGTTTGGTGGTTCTATCCTTGGTTCTGTAGAAGAGTTGAAGAAAAATGCTGACTCGATCGAATCGGTGGTGGTAACGAAACCCCTGAGCCCGGTTGCCGAGAGTTATCGTCTTATTCGCTCAAGCCTGCTGCTATCTGCTGCGGGTAAACCGCCTGAAACGATATTGGTAACCAGTATGGGGATGGGGGAAGGCAAGACTACCACTACCGCTAATCTGGCTCGAATTTTGGCCCAGAACGATAAAAAAGTGCTGGTGATTGATTGCGATCTTCGCAAACCACGACTCGGTTCTTTTTTCGGCGTGAGAAATGAAGTTGGGCTTAGCTCGATTTTAACGGGCTCCGGTGGAAGTGAAGCTATTGTCCAGCCTCCCAACGAAGGGATTTCCGCTATTCTTTCCGGCCCGATTCCACCAGCTCCTGCCGAATTGCTCGGTTCCGACCGTATGAAGATGCTTATTGAGAGCATGAAGCAGGAATACGATTTCATCCTCCTCGATTCCCCTCCTGTCCAGAGCGTCACCGATAGTCTCGCTCTCTGCCAGCTTGTTGACGGTGTGGTTGTTGTTGTCCGCGCAGGCAAGACCACTAATGAAATGCTGGAAAGCGGCCTGAAGAAACTGAGTGATGTTAATGGCAAGGTTCTGGGTTTTGTGTTGAATGGCATGAAGATGAGGGGGAATGGGTATTATTCGTATGGGTATGGGAGTTATTATACGAGAAACGAAGGTGAGGAGTAA
- a CDS encoding polysaccharide biosynthesis/export family protein encodes MASEYHVGPGDVLSITVYDNDDLATKVRVSTAGTIVMPLIGQVEVQSLTVNAITDKITDLLSDGYLVSPQVNVFVEEFRSKKAVILGSVRSPGLVELSGPTSFLELVSKAGGLEKDAGDTATIQRKNSSKENPIIIVDLQALIEKGDLTHNMAIQDGDTVFVSKGGMCFITGQVEKPGTYTCGDDTTVLKLVALAGGFTGKASRSGINLVRIVDNQKKVYKKIDLYTQLKDSDVVVVPESFF; translated from the coding sequence GTGGCAAGTGAATACCACGTCGGCCCGGGGGATGTACTCAGTATAACGGTATATGACAATGATGACCTGGCAACCAAGGTTCGGGTTTCCACTGCAGGTACCATAGTCATGCCCCTGATTGGTCAGGTGGAGGTACAAAGCCTCACCGTAAATGCCATTACTGATAAAATCACGGACTTGCTGTCCGATGGCTATCTGGTAAGTCCTCAGGTTAATGTCTTTGTTGAAGAATTTCGCTCCAAAAAAGCGGTAATCCTCGGAAGTGTACGCTCACCTGGCCTGGTAGAGCTGAGCGGCCCGACAAGTTTCCTTGAGCTGGTTTCAAAAGCCGGAGGTCTTGAAAAAGACGCCGGGGATACCGCCACCATCCAGAGAAAGAACAGCAGCAAAGAAAACCCCATTATTATTGTGGACCTTCAGGCCCTGATTGAAAAGGGCGATCTCACCCATAACATGGCTATTCAGGATGGAGATACCGTTTTTGTCTCCAAGGGGGGGATGTGCTTTATTACCGGCCAGGTTGAAAAGCCCGGCACCTACACCTGTGGTGATGACACCACAGTCCTCAAACTCGTGGCGCTGGCTGGTGGGTTTACCGGCAAAGCCTCACGCTCCGGAATTAATCTCGTTCGTATCGTCGATAACCAGAAGAAGGTCTATAAGAAGATCGATTTGTATACGCAGTTAAAGGATAGCGATGTTGTTGTTGTTCCGGAAAGCTTTTTCTAG
- a CDS encoding outer membrane beta-barrel protein: protein MKQLQYIGLATACALLPFTASAQNTVDVNDLVVVPAENGGFADDEIFGVRGGYIHPYLSLRTGWTDNVFNVDDDTDSSWLYTISPGVWFSLPRMRVVPITIAPHNTSAGGLQLELDDDVGTDKYQLYALVGSDINMYSYDSDLNTEDYYAEGLARWNMASGLSLRVLDRFTRGHDDFGVGEATDEDLREFDTNLLMLTADWDLTEKLRFKVDYSNFLLQYDEADNAFFFDRTDNVIDLYGYYKYSEKTSLFLQYRYTDVEYDNDTAKDNSQDYYYGGVRWVSSDKLALLFKAGLQSKSFDAETDEYQDSDNFTLDLQAHYRMTDKTDMTLDLYQKNEESDNAGASEKLVLGARFVYSQAMTEKITAKLGMGYENSDYEQLVGQADRDEDTFYISPAVQFLVRDWLMAELSYSFETTDSSDDAYDYDTNTIYLSLNFAM, encoded by the coding sequence ATGAAGCAATTACAATATATCGGGCTGGCAACGGCCTGTGCTTTACTGCCGTTCACAGCGTCTGCGCAAAACACCGTGGACGTCAATGATCTGGTTGTTGTTCCGGCCGAAAATGGTGGCTTTGCTGATGATGAGATCTTCGGAGTCCGGGGTGGCTATATTCATCCCTATCTCAGCCTGCGGACTGGCTGGACCGATAACGTCTTCAATGTTGACGACGATACCGACAGCAGTTGGCTCTATACCATTTCTCCTGGCGTGTGGTTCTCGCTCCCACGCATGCGTGTGGTTCCCATAACCATTGCCCCGCATAATACCTCTGCGGGTGGTTTGCAGCTGGAGCTTGATGACGATGTCGGTACGGATAAATACCAGCTTTACGCGCTTGTTGGCTCGGATATCAACATGTACTCGTATGATTCCGACTTGAATACAGAAGATTACTATGCGGAAGGTCTGGCGCGCTGGAATATGGCCAGCGGCCTCTCCCTGCGTGTACTGGACCGTTTTACCCGTGGGCACGACGATTTTGGCGTGGGCGAAGCAACTGATGAAGATCTGCGCGAGTTTGATACCAACCTGCTCATGTTGACTGCGGATTGGGATCTGACCGAGAAGCTGCGCTTCAAGGTGGATTATTCCAACTTCCTGCTTCAGTATGATGAGGCTGATAACGCCTTCTTCTTTGACCGTACCGATAATGTTATTGATCTCTACGGCTATTACAAATATTCTGAGAAGACTTCGCTGTTCCTGCAGTATCGTTATACCGACGTTGAGTATGATAACGATACGGCAAAGGATAACAGCCAGGACTACTACTATGGTGGTGTCCGCTGGGTTAGCTCCGACAAGCTGGCCCTGTTGTTCAAGGCAGGTCTGCAGAGTAAATCGTTTGATGCTGAGACTGACGAGTATCAGGACAGCGATAATTTTACCCTGGATCTTCAGGCTCATTATCGGATGACAGACAAGACCGACATGACCCTCGATCTGTACCAGAAAAACGAGGAATCCGACAATGCCGGAGCCTCGGAGAAGCTTGTGTTGGGTGCCCGCTTTGTTTACAGTCAGGCGATGACCGAGAAGATCACGGCCAAGCTGGGGATGGGGTATGAGAACTCAGATTACGAGCAGCTTGTCGGGCAGGCCGACCGCGACGAAGATACCTTTTACATCTCCCCTGCGGTTCAGTTCCTGGTACGCGACTGGTTGATGGCGGAGCTGTCGTATTCGTTTGAGACAACGGATTCGTCTGATGATGCTTATGATTATGATACCAATACTATTTATCTCAGTCTGAACTTCGCGATGTGA
- a CDS encoding PilZ domain-containing protein, producing the protein MLTVELRLILVFLTSLFIALFALPKLSSIALRLGLMDKPNSRKVHTQPKPLVGGIGMMIAVTFASMLFIPIAGLRGFFLGLAVLLFIGFLDDYMELGPKQKFAAQIIAACLMIYFSKAVLFSFGDLFGNGELLVPGGLLVAWLVTVFCVVGVINSVNLIDGLDGLAGGISFIAFLYFGAHASFAGNTNLVLLNLALAGAVLGFLHFNWTPAKMFMGDAGSLCLGFALVFMAIVGSQGFAPILKPVSALLILAVPVTDTIVVMGKRLMRRQNPFVADKYHLHHIFLRYGLSREGAVRLILMISAGLGGLTLLSPLYSASESALFAVYVVYFSCYLLASFYITSFLRFTYRFRRHNTERITKSNMTSMLFGVFDLLQVYRKAKRYPVRLNCRVTTDDGTVSARILNISRIGSLVRWKSEIAMPTKSNCMIDVQVNDVTERIELRFESVWSCKQGNATFYGVRFEGMSVESREALGRYIRDLKRLEAEKKGVRGWAFEVGGKGR; encoded by the coding sequence ATGCTTACTGTAGAGTTACGCTTAATTCTGGTATTTCTCACTTCACTGTTTATCGCTCTCTTTGCCTTGCCGAAGCTTTCCAGCATTGCTTTACGACTTGGTTTGATGGATAAGCCAAATAGTCGAAAAGTGCACACTCAGCCTAAACCACTGGTTGGTGGGATAGGGATGATGATTGCAGTCACCTTTGCCAGTATGCTCTTTATCCCCATTGCTGGTTTGCGTGGTTTTTTTCTGGGGCTCGCAGTTCTTTTGTTTATCGGGTTTCTAGACGATTATATGGAACTTGGGCCGAAACAGAAGTTTGCAGCCCAGATCATCGCCGCCTGCCTCATGATATATTTCAGTAAGGCGGTTCTCTTTTCCTTCGGAGATCTGTTTGGTAATGGGGAACTGCTGGTACCCGGTGGTTTACTGGTTGCCTGGCTTGTGACGGTGTTCTGCGTGGTAGGGGTGATAAACTCCGTCAACCTCATTGATGGCCTCGATGGACTGGCGGGTGGTATTTCTTTTATAGCCTTTCTCTATTTTGGTGCCCATGCCTCTTTTGCCGGTAACACAAATCTTGTTTTACTCAATCTTGCTCTGGCTGGAGCAGTTCTGGGTTTTCTGCATTTCAACTGGACACCTGCCAAGATGTTTATGGGGGATGCGGGAAGTCTCTGTTTGGGATTTGCCCTGGTCTTTATGGCCATTGTAGGTTCCCAGGGATTTGCTCCGATACTTAAGCCAGTTTCAGCGCTGTTGATACTTGCGGTGCCGGTCACCGATACAATTGTCGTGATGGGCAAGCGGTTAATGCGTCGTCAGAACCCTTTTGTTGCCGATAAGTATCATTTGCATCATATCTTTCTGCGCTACGGGTTGAGCAGGGAGGGGGCGGTGCGCCTCATTTTGATGATTAGTGCAGGGCTTGGCGGTTTGACTTTATTAAGCCCGCTTTATTCTGCCTCTGAGTCTGCTCTTTTTGCTGTTTATGTGGTCTACTTTTCATGCTATTTACTGGCTTCATTCTATATTACAAGTTTTCTTCGTTTCACATATCGGTTTCGTCGGCATAATACCGAGAGGATAACCAAAAGTAATATGACATCGATGCTTTTCGGAGTCTTTGATTTGCTGCAGGTTTATCGCAAGGCGAAACGCTACCCTGTTCGTCTCAATTGTAGAGTAACGACTGATGATGGTACGGTTTCCGCAAGAATTTTAAATATTTCCAGAATAGGAAGTCTGGTCAGGTGGAAATCGGAAATAGCAATGCCCACTAAAAGCAATTGCATGATCGACGTTCAGGTGAACGATGTAACTGAACGGATTGAACTCAGGTTTGAAAGTGTGTGGTCTTGCAAGCAGGGAAATGCAACGTTTTATGGTGTGCGGTTTGAGGGCATGAGCGTTGAGAGCAGGGAAGCGCTTGGAAGGTATATCAGGGATTTGAAGAGGTTGGAAGCAGAAAAAAAGGGTGTTCGGGGTTGGGCGTTTGAGGTGGGGGGGAAGGGTAGGTAG